One stretch of Saccharomonospora xinjiangensis XJ-54 DNA includes these proteins:
- the glpX gene encoding class II fructose-bisphosphatase: protein MTAASQPARSQRRGEAPDRNLAMELVRVTEAAAMAAGRWVGKGDKNGGDGAAVDAMRQLIGTVSMRGVVVIGEGEKDEAPMLYNGEEVGNGDGPECDVAVDPIDGTTLMSKGMPNALAVLAVAERGAMFDPSAVFYMEKLAVGPEAAGTVDLSAPIAENIRRVAKAKHSSVSDVTVCILDRPRHQRIVEEVREAGARIRFISDGDVAGAIAAARPTTGVDLLLGIGGTPEGIIAACAMKCLGGELQGRLWPKDDEERQKALDAGHDLDRVLTTDDLVRGDNVFFCATGVTDGDLLRGVHYRAGGATTQSIVMRSKSGTVRMIDGYHRLTKLASYSSVDFDGSAEDDVVPPLP, encoded by the coding sequence ATGACCGCCGCCAGCCAGCCAGCACGCAGTCAGCGTCGAGGCGAGGCGCCTGATCGCAACCTCGCGATGGAGCTCGTGCGGGTCACCGAGGCTGCCGCGATGGCTGCGGGACGGTGGGTCGGCAAGGGGGACAAGAACGGCGGCGACGGTGCTGCGGTTGACGCCATGCGACAGCTCATCGGGACCGTGTCGATGCGGGGTGTCGTCGTGATCGGCGAGGGCGAGAAGGACGAGGCGCCCATGCTCTACAACGGTGAGGAGGTCGGCAACGGCGACGGTCCCGAATGCGACGTGGCCGTTGACCCGATCGACGGGACGACCCTCATGTCGAAGGGCATGCCCAACGCGCTCGCCGTGCTGGCGGTGGCGGAGCGCGGAGCGATGTTCGACCCGTCGGCGGTGTTCTACATGGAGAAGCTGGCCGTAGGCCCCGAGGCCGCAGGCACCGTGGACCTTTCGGCACCGATCGCGGAGAACATCCGCAGGGTCGCGAAGGCCAAGCACAGCAGTGTGTCGGATGTGACCGTGTGCATCCTGGACCGGCCCCGGCATCAGCGGATCGTCGAGGAGGTGCGCGAGGCGGGGGCGCGTATCCGGTTCATCAGTGACGGCGACGTGGCAGGTGCGATCGCCGCGGCCCGGCCCACCACGGGCGTGGATCTGCTGCTGGGCATCGGTGGTACGCCGGAGGGCATCATCGCCGCGTGTGCCATGAAGTGTCTCGGTGGTGAGTTGCAGGGCAGGTTGTGGCCCAAGGACGACGAGGAGCGGCAGAAGGCGCTGGACGCGGGGCACGACCTCGATCGGGTGCTGACCACGGACGACCTGGTGCGGGGCGACAACGTCTTCTTCTGCGCCACCGGAGTCACCGACGGCGACCTGTTGCGGGGCGTGCACTACCGCGCCGGTGGGGCGACGACGCAGTCCATCGTGATGCGCTCCAAGTCGGGGACCGTTCGCATGATCGACGGCTACCACCGGCTCACCAAGTTGGCGTCCTACTCATCCGTTGACTTCGACGGATCGGCCGAGGACGACGTCGTCCCGCCGCTTCCTTGA
- a CDS encoding exodeoxyribonuclease VII small subunit encodes MSEPNDDEQTDLGYEEARDQLIEVVKGLEAGGLSLEESLALWERGERLAKLCERHLEGARERIEAALATVEGTEDTAGTEGPANDSETSG; translated from the coding sequence GTGAGCGAACCGAACGACGACGAACAGACCGACCTCGGCTACGAGGAAGCGCGTGACCAACTGATCGAGGTCGTCAAGGGTCTTGAAGCGGGGGGCCTCTCACTTGAGGAGTCCCTCGCGCTGTGGGAGCGCGGCGAACGACTCGCCAAGCTGTGCGAGCGGCATCTCGAGGGCGCCCGCGAGCGCATCGAAGCGGCGCTGGCTACCGTGGAGGGCACGGAAGACACGGCGGGCACCGAGGGTCCGGCGAACGACTCGGAGACCTCCGGGTAG
- the xseA gene encoding exodeoxyribonuclease VII large subunit, giving the protein MSSGAERARGPEPATAENPWPVRTVARKIADWVHRLGAVWVEGQVTQISARPGTQTSFLTLRDPAADVSMTVTCPARLLRECEPPLRDGASVVVHARPTFFLGRGTLSLRADEIRPVGIGELLARIERLRKLLAAEGLFARERKRPLPFLPRGIGLITGRASAAEHDVLVNAQTRWPAARFRVLNTAVQGARAVPQIMRALSELDADPDIDVIVIARGGGSVEDLLPFSDETLCRAVAAAGTPVVSAIGHEPDSPLLDLVADRRCSTPTDAGKTVVPDVAEETARVHQLRDRARRALHGWVDTQCRLLEQIRSRPSLADPFGPVERRAAEIETHTERGRRAILTALTHEQSALSSARARLAALGPAATLQRGYAVVQYLDANGELRVLRSISEVSDGAALRVRVADGAIRAVADGSGS; this is encoded by the coding sequence GTGAGTAGCGGCGCCGAGCGAGCCCGCGGTCCAGAGCCTGCCACGGCGGAGAACCCGTGGCCGGTCCGCACGGTCGCCCGTAAGATCGCCGACTGGGTCCACAGGCTGGGCGCGGTGTGGGTGGAAGGCCAGGTCACGCAGATCTCCGCGCGGCCCGGCACCCAGACGTCGTTCCTGACGCTGCGCGATCCCGCCGCCGACGTCTCGATGACGGTGACGTGCCCGGCGAGGCTGTTGCGGGAGTGCGAGCCTCCGTTGCGCGACGGCGCGAGCGTGGTCGTGCACGCGAGGCCCACGTTCTTCCTCGGCAGGGGCACGCTGAGCCTGCGTGCCGACGAGATCCGGCCGGTCGGCATCGGTGAACTGCTCGCCCGCATCGAACGGCTTCGCAAACTGCTGGCCGCCGAGGGGTTGTTCGCGCGGGAGCGCAAGCGACCGTTGCCGTTCCTGCCGAGAGGGATCGGCCTCATCACGGGCCGGGCTTCGGCGGCCGAACACGACGTACTCGTGAACGCGCAGACCCGCTGGCCCGCCGCCAGGTTCCGCGTCCTCAACACCGCGGTCCAGGGCGCGCGAGCGGTTCCGCAGATCATGCGGGCGCTGTCGGAGCTCGACGCCGATCCGGACATCGACGTCATCGTGATCGCACGTGGCGGTGGCAGCGTCGAGGACCTGTTGCCCTTCTCCGACGAGACGTTGTGCCGCGCGGTGGCAGCCGCCGGGACACCGGTGGTGAGCGCGATCGGGCACGAACCGGACTCACCGCTGCTCGACCTCGTCGCCGATCGGCGGTGTTCGACTCCCACGGACGCGGGCAAGACCGTCGTCCCCGACGTGGCCGAGGAGACAGCGCGCGTCCACCAGCTCCGCGACCGCGCGCGGCGCGCTCTGCACGGGTGGGTGGACACGCAGTGCCGGCTTCTGGAACAGATTCGCAGCCGCCCCTCGCTCGCCGACCCGTTCGGTCCGGTCGAGCGTCGTGCCGCCGAGATCGAGACCCACACCGAACGCGGCAGGAGGGCCATCCTCACCGCTTTGACCCACGAGCAGTCCGCGCTGTCCTCGGCGAGGGCCCGGCTCGCGGCTCTCGGTCCCGCGGCCACGCTGCAACGCGGGTACGCGGTCGTGCAGTACCTCGACGCGAACGGGGAGTTGCGGGTGCTGCGGTCGATCTCCGAGGTGAGCGACGGCGCCGCACTGCGAGTGCGGGTCGCCGACGGCGCGATACGAGCGGTCGCGGACGGGTCAGGGTCGTGA
- a CDS encoding lipid droplet-associated protein, giving the protein MRHVPFPLRVAAGLAVTTAERVRGLPRQLVELPVTVASQALQVSMRVQQHVTELAIKGDDALSSLRRPEETPEWATFDEDEVDDLGRESTTAATQPGTAEPDPWAEEERALASDHTEGEFDSPVGAVAPGGFANYDDLTLPQVRARLRTLSLPQLEELLAYEREHANRPSFVGMLTRRIANVRQAEGSADGE; this is encoded by the coding sequence ATGAGACATGTCCCGTTCCCGCTCCGGGTAGCCGCCGGCCTGGCCGTGACCACGGCCGAGCGGGTGCGTGGCCTGCCGAGGCAACTCGTGGAACTGCCCGTCACCGTGGCCAGTCAAGCCCTCCAGGTATCCATGCGGGTGCAGCAGCACGTCACCGAACTCGCGATCAAGGGCGACGACGCGCTGTCGTCGCTGCGCCGCCCCGAGGAGACACCCGAATGGGCGACGTTCGACGAGGACGAGGTCGATGATCTCGGGCGCGAGAGCACAACGGCGGCGACGCAACCAGGCACCGCCGAGCCCGACCCGTGGGCTGAAGAGGAGCGTGCGCTCGCCTCCGATCACACCGAGGGCGAGTTCGACAGTCCCGTCGGCGCCGTCGCACCCGGAGGATTCGCGAACTACGACGACCTGACGTTGCCGCAGGTCCGGGCGCGGCTGCGCACGTTGTCGCTCCCGCAGTTGGAGGAGCTTCTCGCGTACGAACGCGAGCACGCGAACCGTCCCTCGTTCGTCGGGATGCTCACCCGTCGGATCGCCAACGTGCGGCAGGCCGAGGGTTCGGCGGACGGTGAGTAG
- a CDS encoding 4-hydroxy-3-methylbut-2-enyl diphosphate reductase yields MSAASPAPNGKRVLLAKPRGYCAGVDRAVVTVEKALEKYGPPVYVRKEIVHNKHVVDTLRQRGVIFVDETSEVPEGALVVFSAHGVSPAVHAEAEERNLRTIDATCPLVTKVHKEVNRFARDDYDILLIGHEGHEEVEGTSGEAPEHVQLVDTPEDVDKVTVRDPSKVVWLSQTTLSVDETMERVNQLKERFPELADPPSDDICYATSNRQIAVKAMAAECDLVLVVGSRNSSNSKRLVEVALQAGAKEAHLIDYAREVDEEWLRGAETIGVTSGASVPDVLVLELLDFLAERGWSDVQEVTTANEKISFALPRELRDEKTRSGVR; encoded by the coding sequence ATGAGTGCAGCGAGCCCCGCCCCGAACGGCAAGCGTGTCCTGCTGGCCAAGCCTCGCGGCTACTGCGCCGGCGTGGACCGAGCGGTCGTCACGGTGGAGAAGGCCCTCGAGAAGTACGGTCCTCCCGTCTACGTCCGCAAGGAGATCGTGCACAACAAGCACGTCGTTGACACGTTGCGGCAGCGCGGCGTCATCTTCGTTGACGAGACATCCGAGGTGCCGGAGGGCGCGCTCGTGGTGTTCTCGGCGCACGGTGTGTCCCCTGCAGTGCACGCCGAGGCCGAGGAGCGCAACCTGCGCACCATCGACGCCACGTGCCCGTTGGTCACGAAGGTGCACAAGGAGGTCAATCGCTTCGCCCGCGACGACTACGACATCCTCCTCATCGGCCACGAGGGCCACGAGGAGGTCGAGGGAACCTCCGGTGAGGCACCCGAGCACGTCCAGCTTGTGGACACCCCGGAGGACGTCGATAAGGTCACCGTCCGCGACCCATCGAAGGTCGTGTGGCTGTCGCAGACGACCCTGAGCGTGGACGAGACCATGGAACGCGTCAACCAGCTCAAGGAACGTTTCCCCGAGCTGGCAGACCCGCCGAGCGACGACATCTGTTATGCGACGTCCAACCGTCAGATCGCGGTCAAGGCCATGGCAGCCGAGTGCGATCTTGTGCTCGTGGTGGGCTCACGGAACTCGTCCAACTCGAAGCGGCTCGTCGAGGTGGCGCTTCAGGCTGGAGCCAAAGAAGCTCACCTGATCGACTATGCGCGTGAGGTTGACGAAGAGTGGCTGCGAGGAGCCGAGACGATCGGTGTCACCAGCGGAGCCTCAGTTCCCGACGTCCTCGTTCTCGAGCTGCTGGACTTCCTTGCCGAACGTGGCTGGTCGGATGTTCAGGAAGTCACCACGGCGAATGAGAAGATCTCGTTCGCGTTGCCGCGTGAGTTGCGCGACGAGAAGACCCGCAGCGGGGTCAGGTGA